Genomic window (Prosthecochloris aestuarii DSM 271):
AGGAGACGCCGCTTACGGGACAGACCTGCCGCCTGCCAGTACTGCAGGGCCATCTTGATGGCTACCTCGACAGACACTGAGCCGGAATCACTGAAAAAGACCTTCTGCAACGGCTCCGGTGTCAGCTCGATAAGCTGGCCGGCCAGTTTCACCGCGGGCTCATGGGTAAGACCTCCAAACATGACATGGCTCATCGAATCAAGCTGGCGGGTGACAGCATGGTTCAGCACCGGATGGTTGTAACCGTGCACAGCCGCCCACCACGACGACATTCCGTCAACAAGCTTCCTTCCGTCCTCCAGCTCGATCGTCACTCCAGAAGCCCTCGCTACCGGATAGACAGGCAGCGGATCACGCATTGAAGTATAGGGGTGCCAGATATGCCCCCTGTCAAAATCTGTATCAATGTGTCCCTTCATATCAGCACTCTTTTTTCAGCAGTTGTGTTCAACCCGATTCCCCGGCGCACATCACCCAACAAGGGCGGCAAGAGCCTCAAGTCCTGATTTGCCCAAATCCGATGCAGCATCCGGCAGATCGACGACAGGACATCGATAGCCATACAGGGAAAGGCTCCGTTCCAGAAAACGACGGGTATCGACAGCAATCGCGGCATCCTCTTCCCCGCCGAATCGATTATACAAAAGACCCCTGAGCACAATCTTTCTATGGCGGCACGCCTCCAGCGAGAGAAGCGTATGATTGATGCTGCCAAGTCGCGAAGAGGTCACAAGAATAAGCGGAACAGCCTCCCTTGCCAGGTAATCGACAAACAGCAGCTCGTCATTGAGCGGCACCATAAGTCCGCCCGCCCCTTCAAGCAGAATAATCTGATAGTGGCGCTGCAGCGCTTTCGATGCTTTTGCAATCACCTCCGGATCTATACGGCGATGCTCCATTGCTGCCGCAAGGTGAGGAGAGGCCGGATAGGCAAAAACCAGTGGACAGGTCAGCGATTCTCGATCAACCTCCTGCAAACCAATCCCCATCAGCTCCCTATGCACCACAATATCGTCCGATAGTGCCTCGCATCCGGTCTGGACAGCCTTTTGCGTTATCACACTCCTTCCCTTCAGCAGCAGAGCCCTGGCAAGCAAGCCTGTCGCGATGGTCTTTCCTATCCCTGTATCGATACCACTGACCGCTATGATCATTGAAACATGTTGAACTGTTGATTTATTGAATTTCTGAACCCGGCATGGCGACATCAGCAGCACGTCGCTTCAACGCCAGCCGAAGCAGGGCATTTCCTGAAACAGCAATACATCGTATGATAGGTCAGGCGCACGCCATCGCCCGACGAAAACGCACGCCGGTAGCGATCGATAAAAGCCCTGTGGCGGCTCTTCGTCCATGCGCGGCCATCAAGACCATTGACGCCAGTCCGACTGATATGGCGAAGTACTGCTTCCGGACCAGTGAAATCAAGCTGATGGCGCTCCTCCTCCATACCGGTAACCTCATAGAGCTCTCCTGCCATTGCCTGCATCTCTGCCAGGGTATGGTAGTGCAAGCCAACAGATTCAAGCGCGCGAATCTCCTGCATATTATCATGTCCGAAAGTGCTGAAAGCAAGCACTCCCCCGGGCTTGAGCGCGCCTGCCATACGATGGAAAAACCCTGGCAGGTCTTCAAGCCACTGAACGGTCGCCCCGGAAACAATGACATCAAGATCTCCGGGAATCTCCCGAAGCGCCTCTATATCGCCATCAAGAAACTCGGCAGAATCTACGCCATGAAGCGCAGTAACTGTTTCCACCATCTGTCGGCATTGCGGAACCAGATCATTGGCATAGTAACGGTCGATACGCAAACGATGGAGCAGCGCGTCTGTCAATGCAGCAGAGCCGACGCCTATTTCAAACAAACGACCGACCTCAGACGATGCAAGCGATGCGCTCACCATATCGGCCAGATGCCCGGCCATCTTCTTCTGGATAAATGCGTGTCGGTTATAACCATGCAGCTGACGCCCGAAACGCTGCCGGATCAATGTCTTGTTCAACTGCTGCATGCCATCACCTCGTGCCAGCCTTTGAGATGGAAAAACGGAACATGCGGCATTGTCTCCACAACGGTCAACGGCAGATCACGCCACGCCCTTTTCTGGGCATCAGGAGAAAAAATCATATCCCGAGCGCCTATGACGGCGTGCGAGTAACGCCATCCGTGCTCAGCCTGCGAAGAGCTATCAGTCAGGCGCTGCTGCAGGGCGGCGAGTTCAGATTTCTGCTCATCAATACTGCGCCGCATCCCAACGGCCGCCAGACGACCAGCCAGATCTCTGCCACCCGCAATCCTGCGCATGAATCGCTCACGACCATCTTCCGACCAGTTATCGAGGGTTGCCTGAAAGATCTCCGGTGCAATGCCTTCATCGCTGCTTACCGGATAGGGTGTCCCGTTGAGAGCGATCGCCCTTCCGATATGCTCCAGACCGCTGTTCAATGCAGCGTAAACCCCGAACGACCATGCAACGACAACCCGCTCGTCATAAGCGGCCAGACGTTGTCGATCCTCTTCCGGCAGCAGAAGGTCATGATAATCGTGACAGGCAAGAACGTCATACTCAAACGTCCCGGGTGTCGAGGAATGGATGTAACGGGCAATCTGTTCATCCATTCCCCAACCATTGAAAAACACCAGAACACGGTGGTTGTTTCGCTGTTCTATCCAGATCGTCTTCATTTCGCTCAGGGTATCAGAAGTTCAGGGATTCCGGCGAGGTCCTCCCACGCCAAATCCGCGCGTAGCGAAAAGCGTACACGGGCGCTCTGTTCAGGGACCGCAGGAGGGCGCACCGGTAGCGCAAGGATACCATGCGCCCGAAGCTCAGCCGCTTTTCTGACGGCCAGATCATTCTCCCCGAGCACAACAGGAACAATATGGCTCTCACCGTATACTCTCAATCCCCGGGACCTGAACCCCTCACGCAGAAGAGAGGAGATCTCCCGGAGATGACCACGCTCCTGCTGCATGCATCGCTGACGCTCCAGCACCCGGGCGCTCCAGCCGAGCACCACCGGCGGCAGTGCAGTCGTAAAGATCAGCGGACGCATCGTATTGACCAGATAATCCCTCACCAGGCTATCCATCACCGCATAAGCCCCGGTTGATGCGAACGCCTTGCCGAATGTTCCGACAAGGATATCGATCCCGCCGATCACCCCTATAGCTTCAGCCACCCCAAGCCCTTGTGTGCCGAAGGTACCGGCTCCGTGAGCCTCATCGACAACAAGCATCGCCCCATAGCGCTCCTTGAGCTCGACCAGCCGTTTCAGATCAGCGATATCACCGTCCATACTGAACACCGACTCGGTCACGATAATAATCTGACGATAGCTGCTCCTGCAGGAATCAAGCAGCGACTCGAGATGCGCGTAATCCAGATGCCGGTATCGTCTGAACGCAGCATCGGCAATTCTGCCACCGTCAATGATGCTTGCATGATTGAGCCTGTCGGAAAGAATAAGATCTTGACGTGTAGAGATTGCAGGCAGAATACCGGTATTGGCATGGTAACCGCTATTAAAAACCAGCGAGGCCTGTCGCCCGTAAAGTGCCGCAAGCTGCAATTCAAGCGCGCCGTACAGCCGATGATTGCCGGTTAACAGACGCGACGATGAGG
Coding sequences:
- a CDS encoding DUF452 family protein; the encoded protein is MKTIWIEQRNNHRVLVFFNGWGMDEQIARYIHSSTPGTFEYDVLACHDYHDLLLPEEDRQRLAAYDERVVVAWSFGVYAALNSGLEHIGRAIALNGTPYPVSSDEGIAPEIFQATLDNWSEDGRERFMRRIAGGRDLAGRLAAVGMRRSIDEQKSELAALQQRLTDSSSQAEHGWRYSHAVIGARDMIFSPDAQKRAWRDLPLTVVETMPHVPFFHLKGWHEVMACSS
- the bioC gene encoding malonyl-ACP O-methyltransferase BioC, which gives rise to MQQLNKTLIRQRFGRQLHGYNRHAFIQKKMAGHLADMVSASLASSEVGRLFEIGVGSAALTDALLHRLRIDRYYANDLVPQCRQMVETVTALHGVDSAEFLDGDIEALREIPGDLDVIVSGATVQWLEDLPGFFHRMAGALKPGGVLAFSTFGHDNMQEIRALESVGLHYHTLAEMQAMAGELYEVTGMEEERHQLDFTGPEAVLRHISRTGVNGLDGRAWTKSRHRAFIDRYRRAFSSGDGVRLTYHTMYCCFRKCPASAGVEATCC
- the bioD gene encoding dethiobiotin synthase — protein: MIIAVSGIDTGIGKTIATGLLARALLLKGRSVITQKAVQTGCEALSDDIVVHRELMGIGLQEVDRESLTCPLVFAYPASPHLAAAMEHRRIDPEVIAKASKALQRHYQIILLEGAGGLMVPLNDELLFVDYLAREAVPLILVTSSRLGSINHTLLSLEACRHRKIVLRGLLYNRFGGEEDAAIAVDTRRFLERSLSLYGYRCPVVDLPDAASDLGKSGLEALAALVG
- a CDS encoding aminotransferase class I/II-fold pyridoxal phosphate-dependent enzyme; the encoded protein is MLPVFEAMEKELDALRRQERFRRLPDTGVRDGRFLEFGGESLLNLSSNDYLGIGSNRALVEEYFDGCHRYTEDYWMASSSSRLLTGNHRLYGALELQLAALYGRQASLVFNSGYHANTGILPAISTRQDLILSDRLNHASIIDGGRIADAAFRRYRHLDYAHLESLLDSCRSSYRQIIIVTESVFSMDGDIADLKRLVELKERYGAMLVVDEAHGAGTFGTQGLGVAEAIGVIGGIDILVGTFGKAFASTGAYAVMDSLVRDYLVNTMRPLIFTTALPPVVLGWSARVLERQRCMQQERGHLREISSLLREGFRSRGLRVYGESHIVPVVLGENDLAVRKAAELRAHGILALPVRPPAVPEQSARVRFSLRADLAWEDLAGIPELLIP